Proteins found in one Maridesulfovibrio sp. genomic segment:
- a CDS encoding sulfite exporter TauE/SafE family protein, which yields MKFARKFYAAMQEAAIAHARWDLEVSTSIIQDKRKVWLLAALTAMGLMVSLAFADTIDLPSMLGGKKAYTPAFYTTGIFMASIAIGLCAGLITGCIGAGGGFIITPALMSAGIKGILAVGTDLFHIFAKAIMGTAVHKKLGNVSVGLAIAFLVGSGAGVLGGGVLNRMIYEANPVASDAFISVIYVVLLGFLGMYAMTDFLRLRKAGGGGDAHGGGGGGTGGLPAKLQSANIPPMISFDEDLIPGGKKISGLFVALCGLIVGFMAAIMGVGGGFLTFPMFVYVLGVSSFTTVGTDILQIIFTAGFAAISQYAIYGFIFYTLAMGMLLGSLLGIQVGALVTKLVPGLYIRGFYALAILAGFVNRLFAMPGKLNDMKILSISQDLSMFLTNIGNWLFFLTIGAFALWVISTFLSKTKGLREG from the coding sequence ATGAAGTTCGCACGAAAATTTTATGCAGCTATGCAGGAGGCAGCGATAGCTCATGCAAGATGGGATCTGGAGGTTTCTACCAGCATTATTCAAGATAAACGCAAGGTGTGGCTTCTTGCTGCGCTTACTGCGATGGGGCTTATGGTTTCTCTCGCATTTGCGGATACTATTGACTTGCCGTCAATGCTCGGTGGTAAAAAAGCCTACACTCCCGCTTTTTATACCACTGGTATTTTTATGGCATCTATTGCTATCGGGCTGTGTGCTGGTCTGATTACGGGGTGTATCGGGGCTGGTGGAGGTTTCATCATTACCCCAGCTTTGATGTCGGCAGGTATCAAGGGTATTCTGGCAGTAGGTACCGACCTGTTTCATATTTTTGCAAAAGCGATCATGGGAACGGCTGTACATAAAAAACTTGGCAATGTCTCCGTTGGACTGGCCATTGCGTTTTTAGTGGGGTCAGGAGCAGGTGTACTCGGAGGCGGAGTTTTGAACCGCATGATTTACGAGGCTAATCCTGTTGCTTCTGATGCTTTTATCTCTGTTATCTATGTTGTTCTGCTGGGCTTCCTGGGCATGTATGCCATGACTGACTTTCTGCGGTTGCGCAAGGCTGGCGGAGGCGGTGATGCTCACGGTGGAGGTGGTGGCGGAACAGGTGGACTTCCTGCCAAGCTACAGTCTGCGAATATTCCACCGATGATTTCATTTGATGAAGATTTGATTCCCGGCGGTAAAAAAATATCCGGCCTGTTTGTAGCTCTCTGTGGTTTAATCGTGGGATTCATGGCTGCAATTATGGGCGTTGGCGGTGGCTTTCTGACCTTTCCGATGTTTGTATATGTACTCGGAGTGAGTTCTTTCACAACTGTAGGAACTGACATTCTGCAGATTATCTTTACCGCTGGATTTGCTGCAATAAGTCAGTACGCAATTTACGGTTTTATCTTTTACACACTGGCAATGGGGATGTTGCTTGGGTCACTGCTGGGTATTCAGGTAGGGGCACTCGTAACCAAGCTTGTTCCCGGATTATATATCCGTGGATTTTATGCTCTGGCTATTTTGGCCGGGTTTGTAAACAGGTTGTTCGCTATGCCCGGCAAGCTTAACGACATGAAGATTCTTTCTATAAGTCAGGATTTATCTATGTTTCTAACAAATATAGGTAATTGGCTGTTCTTCTTGACTATAGGTGCTTTTGCATTGTGGGTAATAAGCACGTTCCTATCCAAAACCAAGGGACTTAGAGAGGGTTAA